A genomic stretch from Amycolatopsis sp. 195334CR includes:
- a CDS encoding D-Ala-D-Ala carboxypeptidase family metallohydrolase codes for MRIRFLLPMLALVAGLGTAVAAPVAADPGPVTAEDVAAADACYTWGRTLSQGASGDDVRQLQIRVAGYPGYGGVLAIDGQFGAGTKAAVTRFQQAYGLGADGIAGPNTFAKIYELQDNDCTPVNFSYDELNNCNSDWSGGNVSAATAKANALVSMWKLQAMRHAMGDKGIVVNGGFRSVACNNAVGGATNSRHLYGDAVDLGAGSQGFCGLAKQARNHGFSEILGPGYPGHDDHTHVAHRSGQFWSAPTCGI; via the coding sequence ATGAGAATCCGTTTTCTGCTGCCGATGCTGGCCCTCGTGGCCGGTCTCGGCACCGCGGTGGCCGCTCCGGTGGCCGCCGATCCGGGTCCGGTGACGGCCGAGGACGTGGCCGCCGCCGATGCCTGTTACACGTGGGGGCGCACGCTGTCCCAGGGCGCGTCCGGTGACGACGTGCGGCAACTGCAGATCCGGGTGGCCGGTTATCCCGGCTACGGGGGCGTGCTGGCCATCGACGGCCAGTTCGGCGCGGGCACCAAGGCCGCGGTCACCCGGTTCCAGCAGGCGTACGGGCTCGGGGCCGACGGCATCGCCGGCCCGAACACGTTCGCCAAGATCTACGAGCTGCAGGACAACGACTGCACGCCGGTCAACTTCAGCTACGACGAGCTGAACAACTGCAACTCGGACTGGTCGGGCGGCAACGTCTCGGCCGCCACGGCGAAGGCCAACGCGCTGGTGTCGATGTGGAAGCTGCAGGCGATGCGGCACGCCATGGGCGACAAGGGCATCGTGGTCAACGGCGGGTTCCGCAGCGTCGCCTGCAACAACGCGGTCGGCGGCGCGACGAACAGCCGCCACCTCTACGGGGACGCGGTGGACCTGGGGGCCGGTTCGCAGGGCTTCTGCGGGCTCGCCAAGCAGGCCCGCAACCACGGGTTCAGCGAGATCCTCGGGCCGGGTTACCCCGGCCACGACGACCACACCCACGTGGCGCACCGGTCCGGCCAGTTCTGGTCGGCACCGACCTGCGGGATCTGA